The following coding sequences are from one Pseudodesulfovibrio sp. S3 window:
- a CDS encoding 2Fe-2S iron-sulfur cluster-binding protein has product MFKRTLQVNGVTRQVICEPEESLANVLRANLGLTSVKVGCDTGMCGSCTVIKDGKLAR; this is encoded by the coding sequence ATGTTCAAACGGACTCTTCAAGTCAACGGGGTCACCAGGCAAGTCATATGTGAGCCTGAGGAATCCCTGGCCAATGTGCTGCGTGCCAATCTCGGTCTGACCAGCGTCAAGGTCGGTTGCGACACCGGCATGTGCGGCAGCTGCACCGTCATCAAGGACGGCAAGCTGGCCCGCT
- a CDS encoding molybdopterin-binding protein, whose amino-acid sequence MKIVPVEEAVGMVLCHDMTRIVPDEYKGPAFRKGHVVTEVDIPNLLSIGKEHIYVLDLQPGKIHEDEAAMRIAKAAAGPGLTLTTVCEGRVNMTAAPGLLEVNVEALYEINSIEEVVLATMHNGITFTQSRDVAGTRVVPLIVDEEKVERVEAICAANYPVIQVRPLQHKQVGIVTTGSEIYHGRIEDKFGPVLKKKFGQLGSDIVGQAFVSDEVDMTRDAILKFIVDGADMVMVTGGMSVDPDDQTPASIRATGADVVTYGSPTFPGAMFLLAYLDDVPILGLPGCVMYYRASIFDLVVPRLLAGERVTRADIISMGHGGFCATCEVCRYPICPFGK is encoded by the coding sequence ATGAAAATAGTTCCCGTTGAAGAAGCTGTCGGCATGGTCCTGTGCCATGACATGACACGAATCGTCCCCGATGAATACAAGGGGCCCGCCTTCCGCAAGGGGCATGTGGTCACTGAAGTCGATATTCCGAACCTGTTGAGCATTGGCAAGGAGCATATCTATGTCCTTGACCTGCAACCGGGCAAGATCCACGAGGATGAAGCCGCCATGCGTATTGCCAAGGCAGCCGCAGGCCCCGGCCTGACCCTGACCACCGTGTGTGAAGGCAGGGTCAACATGACGGCGGCACCGGGACTGCTCGAGGTCAACGTGGAGGCCCTGTACGAGATCAATTCCATTGAAGAAGTCGTGCTGGCGACCATGCACAACGGCATCACCTTCACCCAGTCGCGGGACGTGGCCGGGACGCGCGTGGTGCCCCTGATAGTCGACGAGGAAAAGGTCGAGCGGGTGGAAGCCATTTGCGCTGCAAATTATCCGGTGATCCAGGTGCGCCCCCTGCAACACAAGCAAGTGGGCATCGTGACCACCGGCAGCGAGATTTATCACGGTCGTATCGAGGACAAATTCGGTCCGGTGCTCAAGAAGAAGTTCGGGCAATTGGGGTCGGACATTGTTGGTCAGGCCTTTGTGAGCGATGAGGTCGACATGACCCGTGACGCCATCTTGAAATTCATCGTCGATGGGGCCGACATGGTCATGGTCACCGGGGGCATGTCCGTTGATCCTGACGACCAGACTCCAGCCAGCATCCGGGCCACCGGAGCCGACGTGGTGACCTATGGTTCGCCCACCTTTCCGGGGGCCATGTTCCTGCTGGCCTATCTTGACGACGTGCCCATTCTCGGGCTGCCCGGCTGCGTCATGTACTACCGGGCGAGCATATTCGACCTGGTGGTGCCCCGTCTTCTGGCCGGGGAAAGGGTGACCCGTGCTGACATAATTTCGATGGGACATGGCGGATTCTGTGCGACCTGCGAGGTCTGCCGCTATCCCATCTGTCCCTTTGGGAAATAA
- a CDS encoding FAD/NAD(P)-binding protein has product MTDNPPTNLYLPDMATIQEVVQETSNIKTFRVTLNNPDRMRDFSFEPGQVGQLSVFGVGESTFVINSSPTRMDYLQFSVMRVGELTERLHKLRAGDQIGVRAPLGNCFPYEEMKGKDIVFVGGGIGMAPLRTLLVYMLDNRADYGNISLLYGARSPADMAFSYELPEWLGREDMVTELTVDNGTPDWKHKVGLIPNVLKEMAPSADNAFAVTCGPPIMIKFTIEALHSLGFKDEQIITTLEKRMKCGVGICGRCNIGTHYVCKDGPVFTNAQLRELPNEL; this is encoded by the coding sequence ATGACTGATAATCCGCCCACCAATCTCTACCTGCCGGATATGGCCACCATCCAGGAGGTGGTGCAGGAGACGTCCAACATCAAGACGTTTCGTGTCACCCTCAACAATCCCGACAGGATGCGTGACTTTTCTTTTGAACCCGGGCAGGTGGGACAGCTCTCCGTCTTTGGTGTCGGCGAGTCGACTTTTGTCATCAATTCCTCGCCCACACGCATGGATTACCTGCAATTCAGCGTGATGCGCGTGGGCGAGTTGACCGAGAGGCTGCACAAGCTGCGTGCGGGCGACCAGATAGGTGTGCGCGCTCCTCTTGGCAACTGCTTCCCCTACGAGGAGATGAAAGGCAAGGACATCGTCTTTGTGGGCGGCGGCATCGGCATGGCTCCGCTGCGGACCTTGTTGGTATATATGCTCGATAATCGGGCGGACTATGGCAACATTTCGCTGCTCTACGGTGCGCGCAGTCCCGCTGACATGGCCTTCAGCTACGAACTGCCCGAATGGTTGGGACGCGAGGACATGGTCACGGAGTTGACCGTGGACAACGGCACCCCGGACTGGAAGCACAAGGTCGGCCTCATCCCCAACGTGCTCAAGGAAATGGCTCCCTCTGCGGACAATGCGTTTGCCGTGACCTGCGGGCCGCCGATCATGATCAAGTTTACCATCGAGGCCTTGCATTCGCTCGGATTCAAGGACGAGCAGATCATCACCACCCTGGAAAAAAGGATGAAATGCGGTGTGGGCATCTGCGGTCGTTGCAACATCGGAACCCACTATGTCTGCAAGGACGGTCCGGTGTTCACCAATGCACAACTCCGGGAATTGCCCAATGAATTATAG
- a CDS encoding 4Fe-4S dicluster domain-containing protein: MLAARYITTDKLVPWLLSLSESRLVLAPIRKGGQTVFQPLEADSELDLDGLATSSPKAALLPRCETLLEFHYSKGEEAPSRTSVEVRETLHDQPTFLFGARPCDVRGFTVFDRVYDAGSKRDIYYCTRRDNTLVASLACTDPAETCFCHRVGGGPGDSTGADLLFTFIGDGYVVEAVTDRGNDFLLSQTLHDAGDRVETALKTREAVKAAMPEGEPLLGAPEQVNKLFDDQPFWEDVSAKCLSCGACSYLCPTCYCFNMTDEMHGNDGVRVRTWDNCMSFQFTLEGSGHNPRAAKAQRMRNRIGHKFNYYPALHDGNLACVGCGRCISHCPVSMDVREIVSKAQTRAMAEEEQIND; encoded by the coding sequence ATGCTCGCTGCACGATACATCACAACGGACAAGCTTGTGCCGTGGCTTCTGTCGCTTTCCGAGAGCCGACTGGTGCTGGCCCCCATACGCAAAGGCGGGCAGACGGTTTTTCAACCCCTTGAAGCTGACAGCGAGTTGGATCTGGACGGACTGGCCACTTCATCGCCCAAGGCGGCTTTGCTGCCACGTTGCGAAACACTGCTTGAGTTTCATTATTCCAAGGGCGAGGAAGCGCCGTCGCGCACCAGCGTCGAGGTCCGGGAGACCCTGCACGACCAACCGACGTTTCTCTTCGGTGCGCGTCCCTGCGACGTCCGCGGCTTCACCGTGTTCGACCGGGTATACGACGCAGGCTCCAAGCGCGATATCTACTATTGCACCCGTCGGGACAACACCCTGGTGGCCTCGCTGGCCTGTACCGATCCCGCCGAGACCTGTTTTTGCCATCGCGTGGGCGGCGGCCCCGGCGACAGTACCGGTGCAGACCTCCTGTTCACCTTCATCGGCGATGGATATGTGGTGGAGGCCGTGACCGATCGGGGCAATGATTTCCTGCTGAGCCAGACCCTTCATGACGCTGGCGATCGGGTCGAAACGGCCCTCAAGACCCGTGAGGCGGTGAAGGCGGCCATGCCCGAAGGCGAGCCGTTGCTGGGTGCGCCGGAGCAGGTCAACAAGCTTTTCGACGACCAACCCTTCTGGGAAGATGTCTCGGCCAAGTGCCTGAGCTGCGGGGCGTGCAGTTACCTGTGCCCCACCTGCTACTGTTTCAACATGACCGACGAAATGCACGGAAATGACGGTGTCCGTGTTCGCACCTGGGATAACTGCATGTCGTTCCAGTTCACCCTTGAGGGCAGCGGGCACAATCCGCGGGCGGCCAAGGCCCAGCGCATGCGCAATCGGATCGGCCACAAGTTCAACTATTATCCGGCGCTGCATGACGGGAACCTGGCTTGCGTCGGCTGTGGTCGTTGTATCTCGCACTGTCCCGTGTCCATGGATGTCCGAGAGATCGTTTCCAAGGCCCAAACACGGGCCATGGCCGAAGAGGAGCAAATCAATGACTGA
- a CDS encoding 4Fe-4S dicluster domain-containing protein: MASPIEELKTAIRQALPDLDMVIAWTAGPDSLSHTPLFITDAADIERIEWDSRCSQNLAGYLTSLRGKKVGIVAKGCDARTIVELLQEKLIDREDVTIFGLHCQGAVDARKVRTELKVGRGVQGVTIDGGAASFAVNGETQTARLGQVLQEKCFRCTGADAEVCDHFIGEHGQPPQVDDAPVSTLDMLEAMGMEDRLHFWEDQMTKCIRCYACRSACPLCVCQDHCAAQSRDPHWVDQTDHPREKLMFQALHALHTAGRCTECGECERACPMDLPIMTLKQALNRQIKDIFDYQAGTDPDKTPPLFQFREEEEHIKERKW; encoded by the coding sequence ATGGCATCACCCATTGAAGAATTGAAAACCGCGATCCGGCAGGCACTGCCAGACCTTGACATGGTCATTGCCTGGACTGCCGGACCCGATTCCCTGAGCCATACGCCGCTGTTCATCACTGATGCGGCGGATATAGAACGCATTGAATGGGATTCCCGCTGTTCCCAGAACCTGGCAGGCTACCTGACCAGCCTGCGCGGCAAGAAGGTCGGCATCGTCGCCAAGGGATGCGACGCCCGGACCATCGTTGAACTGTTGCAGGAAAAACTCATTGATCGAGAGGATGTGACCATTTTCGGCCTGCATTGCCAAGGCGCAGTGGATGCCAGGAAAGTTCGCACGGAACTTAAAGTCGGTCGGGGAGTGCAGGGCGTGACCATTGACGGCGGCGCAGCCAGCTTTGCCGTCAACGGCGAAACCCAGACGGCACGATTGGGCCAGGTGCTGCAGGAAAAATGCTTCCGCTGTACCGGCGCCGACGCCGAGGTTTGCGATCATTTCATCGGTGAGCACGGCCAACCTCCACAGGTGGACGATGCCCCTGTCAGTACGCTGGACATGCTGGAGGCCATGGGCATGGAGGACCGGCTGCATTTCTGGGAAGATCAGATGACCAAGTGCATCCGTTGTTACGCCTGCCGGAGCGCCTGTCCCTTGTGTGTCTGTCAGGATCATTGTGCGGCTCAGAGCCGTGATCCGCACTGGGTTGACCAGACGGATCACCCCCGCGAAAAACTCATGTTTCAGGCCCTGCACGCCCTGCATACCGCCGGACGGTGCACGGAGTGCGGCGAATGTGAGCGGGCTTGCCCCATGGACCTGCCCATCATGACCCTGAAACAGGCGCTCAACCGCCAGATCAAGGATATCTTCGACTATCAGGCCGGGACGGACCCGGACAAGACGCCGCCGCTGTTTCAGTTCCGGGAAGAGGAAGAACACATCAAGGAGAGGAAGTGGTAA
- a CDS encoding hydrogenase iron-sulfur subunit produces the protein MSVIEGKELRIIGFLCNWCSYAGADTAGVGRFAQPTDLRIIKLPCTGRINPLFVVRAFMNGADGVLVSGCHPRDCHYSEGNFYARRRLEVLKALLPVLGIDPGRFEYTWVSASEGQRWRTVVTSFTEQIHALGPMPTFAAGTCLDACLHQAF, from the coding sequence ATGTCTGTAATAGAAGGAAAGGAACTCCGTATCATCGGGTTTCTCTGTAACTGGTGCTCCTATGCCGGGGCGGACACCGCCGGGGTGGGCCGTTTTGCCCAGCCCACGGACCTGCGGATCATCAAATTGCCCTGTACAGGGCGGATCAATCCGCTGTTCGTCGTCCGCGCATTCATGAACGGGGCCGACGGCGTACTCGTCTCCGGCTGCCACCCGCGCGACTGTCACTACTCCGAGGGCAACTTCTACGCCCGGCGGCGGCTTGAGGTGCTCAAGGCACTGCTCCCGGTCCTGGGCATTGATCCGGGCCGCTTCGAGTATACCTGGGTCTCGGCTTCCGAAGGACAGCGTTGGCGCACGGTGGTCACCAGTTTTACCGAGCAGATACATGCCCTTGGCCCCATGCCCACCTTTGCTGCCGGAACCTGTCTGGATGCCTGTCTGCATCAGGCCTTCTAA
- a CDS encoding CoB--CoM heterodisulfide reductase iron-sulfur subunit A family protein: MNIGVFVCHCGSNIAGNVDTEAVAKAALGFPEVVFATDTMYACSEPGQAGIIEAVEKYNLDGVVVASCTPRMHEATFRRTLERAGLNKYMFEMANIREHVSWIGKDMEANTNKAVDLVHIAVEKLRRDESLVAGEFEINKRVMVIGGGVAGIQAALDCADGGLEVILVEREPSIGGKMSKLDKTFPTVDCSSCILGPRMVDIAQHPNITLYTLSEIESVEGFVGNFNVTVRRKAAYVDWDACTGCGECTTKCPSKKTPDRFNEFIGKTTAINIPFPQAIPKKASINASACIKLTKGKCGACETICPTGAIRFDQQDELITEPVGAIIAATGYDLFDFTKYGEYGGGRYPDVITSMQYERLLSASGPTEGHIKRPSDGAEPKDIVFIQCVGSRDKSIGRPYCSGFCCMYTAKQTILTKDHMPDSQSYVFYMDIRAPGKNYDEFTRRAMEEYGARYIRGRVSAIQPKNGRYLVKGADTLMGDQVEIEADLIVLAVGAEASKGAAELAEKLRISYDPYGFFMEGHPKLKPVETNTAGIYLAGSCQGPKDIPSSVAQGDAAAAKVLALFSKDKLASDPQVSAVKLMRCIGCGKCESVCPFGAIEMIEFRGMPKASVIETVCQGCGVCTAACPQGAVQLRHFTDNQILAEVNALCL; encoded by the coding sequence ATGAATATAGGAGTTTTCGTCTGCCACTGCGGCAGCAATATTGCCGGGAACGTCGATACCGAGGCTGTTGCCAAGGCCGCTCTCGGTTTTCCCGAGGTGGTCTTTGCCACGGATACCATGTACGCCTGCTCCGAACCGGGACAGGCGGGCATCATCGAGGCTGTGGAGAAGTATAATCTCGACGGCGTTGTCGTGGCCTCCTGTACGCCGCGCATGCACGAGGCCACCTTTCGGCGCACCCTGGAGCGTGCCGGGCTGAACAAGTACATGTTCGAGATGGCCAATATCCGCGAGCATGTCTCCTGGATCGGCAAGGACATGGAGGCCAACACCAACAAGGCCGTGGATCTGGTTCACATCGCGGTCGAAAAACTGCGCCGTGACGAGTCGCTTGTTGCCGGTGAATTCGAGATCAACAAGCGGGTCATGGTCATCGGCGGCGGTGTTGCCGGCATCCAGGCCGCACTCGACTGCGCCGACGGCGGTCTTGAAGTGATCCTTGTGGAGCGTGAGCCGTCCATCGGCGGCAAGATGTCCAAGCTCGACAAGACCTTTCCCACCGTGGACTGTTCAAGCTGCATCCTTGGACCGCGTATGGTCGATATCGCGCAGCACCCGAACATCACCCTGTACACCCTGTCCGAAATCGAGTCGGTGGAAGGATTCGTGGGCAATTTCAATGTCACGGTACGCCGCAAGGCAGCCTATGTGGATTGGGATGCCTGCACCGGTTGCGGTGAATGCACGACCAAGTGTCCGAGCAAGAAGACGCCGGACAGGTTCAACGAATTCATCGGCAAGACCACGGCCATCAACATTCCCTTTCCCCAGGCCATTCCCAAGAAGGCCAGCATCAACGCCTCGGCCTGCATCAAGCTGACCAAGGGCAAATGTGGTGCCTGCGAGACGATCTGTCCCACCGGGGCCATCCGGTTCGACCAACAGGATGAGCTGATCACCGAGCCGGTGGGCGCTATCATCGCGGCCACAGGCTATGACCTCTTCGATTTCACCAAATACGGCGAATACGGCGGCGGGCGCTACCCGGACGTGATCACGTCCATGCAGTACGAGCGTCTGCTGTCGGCCTCCGGTCCCACCGAAGGGCACATCAAGCGGCCTTCTGACGGTGCCGAACCCAAGGATATCGTGTTTATCCAGTGCGTGGGTTCGCGTGACAAGTCCATCGGCCGACCCTACTGCTCCGGATTCTGCTGCATGTATACGGCCAAGCAGACCATTTTGACCAAGGACCACATGCCGGATTCCCAATCCTATGTCTTTTACATGGACATCCGGGCGCCGGGAAAGAATTACGACGAGTTCACGCGCCGGGCCATGGAAGAGTACGGAGCCCGTTACATCCGAGGCCGTGTTTCGGCCATCCAGCCCAAGAACGGCCGGTATCTGGTCAAGGGTGCGGACACGCTCATGGGCGACCAGGTGGAGATCGAGGCCGACCTCATTGTCCTGGCCGTTGGAGCGGAAGCGTCCAAGGGCGCAGCCGAGTTGGCCGAGAAGTTGCGCATTTCCTATGATCCCTATGGATTCTTCATGGAGGGGCACCCCAAGCTGAAGCCGGTGGAAACCAACACCGCAGGCATCTATCTTGCGGGTTCGTGCCAGGGGCCCAAGGACATCCCGTCTTCGGTGGCCCAGGGCGATGCCGCGGCGGCCAAGGTGCTCGCCCTCTTCTCAAAGGACAAGTTGGCGAGTGACCCGCAGGTCTCGGCCGTGAAGCTGATGCGCTGCATCGGCTGCGGCAAGTGCGAATCGGTCTGTCCCTTCGGGGCCATCGAGATGATCGAGTTCCGGGGTATGCCCAAGGCCTCGGTCATCGAAACCGTCTGCCAGGGGTGCGGAGTCTGTACCGCCGCCTGTCCGCAGGGCGCCGTCCAGCTTCGCCACTTCACCGACAACCAGATTCTCGCCGAGGTAAATGCATTATGTCTGTAA
- a CDS encoding CoB--CoM heterodisulfide reductase iron-sulfur subunit B family protein has protein sequence MSPCYAYYPGCSGLGTSLEYDTSTRAMCERLGIELVEIPDWNCCGSTPAHAVDHLLSASLVGRNLAIADNMAEERELAGIITPCPSCLKNLKTTQHRLSNPEFRSEVERVVGRTVRADLPIKSVLQVVVEDMGMDVLANLASAPLKGLRVVPYYGCIMVRPPQIMQFDDPDNPMALDNLLTALGAEVLPFALKTDCCGASLATTRQDVVTRLSGRILDAAAAAGADAVVAACPMCQMNLDMRQAQINRANHSSHNIPVFYYSQLAGLAAGQGEVSTMMDKLCVSPRALLASLAARAGEGA, from the coding sequence ATGAGTCCATGCTACGCCTACTATCCCGGATGTTCCGGACTCGGCACATCGCTTGAATACGACACCTCAACCCGGGCCATGTGCGAACGCCTGGGTATCGAGTTGGTGGAAATCCCCGACTGGAACTGTTGCGGGTCCACTCCGGCCCACGCTGTGGACCATTTGCTGTCCGCCAGCCTGGTGGGCAGGAATCTGGCCATTGCGGACAATATGGCCGAGGAACGGGAGCTCGCCGGGATAATCACCCCGTGTCCCAGTTGTTTGAAGAATCTCAAGACCACCCAGCACCGGTTGTCCAACCCCGAATTCCGCAGCGAAGTGGAGCGGGTCGTGGGGCGGACCGTCCGCGCCGACCTGCCCATCAAATCCGTTTTGCAGGTCGTGGTCGAGGACATGGGCATGGACGTGCTCGCCAACCTTGCCAGCGCACCGCTCAAGGGGTTGCGTGTGGTGCCGTATTACGGCTGCATCATGGTCCGCCCGCCGCAGATCATGCAGTTCGACGACCCCGATAATCCCATGGCCCTGGACAACCTGCTGACGGCCCTCGGTGCCGAGGTTCTGCCCTTTGCCCTGAAGACCGACTGTTGCGGAGCATCCCTGGCCACCACGCGCCAGGACGTCGTGACCAGGCTTTCCGGCCGCATTCTCGACGCTGCTGCGGCAGCGGGTGCCGACGCCGTGGTTGCCGCGTGTCCCATGTGTCAGATGAATCTGGACATGCGCCAGGCGCAGATCAACCGGGCCAACCACAGCAGTCACAACATTCCGGTGTTCTACTATTCACAGCTTGCCGGTTTGGCCGCCGGACAGGGAGAAGTCAGCACCATGATGGACAAGCTCTGCGTCAGTCCGCGTGCCCTGCTCGCATCGCTGGCCGCAAGGGCCGGGGAGGGAGCGTAA
- a CDS encoding 4Fe-4S dicluster domain-containing protein produces MSSSTNLNVYDADFVDEVQRESEQNLALCYQCGNCTAGCPVSFAYDYPVNQIMRLVQAGRKKEALSSHAIWLCASCETCTTRCPNDIDVARVMDVLRHMARRENLVCEPAVSAFWDAFLGSVEKHGRIFELGLMASYVSKTGRVLTDVDLAPMALRKGKLGFKAHTLKGISEIRGIFDRYREHN; encoded by the coding sequence ATGTCATCTTCGACCAACTTGAATGTCTACGACGCCGACTTTGTCGACGAAGTTCAACGTGAAAGCGAGCAGAACCTCGCATTGTGCTACCAGTGCGGAAACTGTACCGCCGGTTGCCCGGTTTCGTTCGCCTACGATTATCCGGTCAACCAGATCATGCGCCTGGTCCAGGCCGGAAGAAAAAAAGAGGCCCTGTCGTCGCACGCCATCTGGCTGTGCGCTTCCTGCGAAACCTGCACCACGCGTTGCCCCAACGACATTGATGTTGCGCGCGTCATGGATGTGCTTCGTCACATGGCCCGTCGTGAAAATCTGGTATGCGAACCAGCCGTCAGTGCCTTTTGGGACGCTTTTCTGGGGTCTGTGGAAAAACACGGCCGCATTTTCGAGCTGGGCCTGATGGCCTCTTACGTCAGTAAAACAGGCCGCGTGCTGACCGACGTGGACCTGGCTCCAATGGCCCTGCGTAAGGGCAAACTGGGCTTCAAGGCCCACACTCTCAAAGGAATTTCAGAAATCCGCGGTATTTTTGACCGCTACCGGGAGCATAATTGA
- a CDS encoding iron-containing alcohol dehydrogenase has translation MAVREQVNGFFIPSVTLIGIGAHKEIPAKIKALGSKKPLLVTDKGITACGITQQIVDLLKSSKMDCVVYDETIPNPTDKNVAAGVKVYKDNKCDSLITLGGGSSHDCGKGIGLVVANGGKIHDFEGVDKSTKPMPPYIAVNTTAGTASEMTRFCIITDTSRKVKMAIVDWRVTPTIALDDPLLMMGMPPSLTAATGMDALTHAVEAYVSTINTPMTDACAEKAIRLIFKFLRRAVANGQDIDAREGMCFAQYLAGMAFNNASLGHVHAMAHQLGGFYDLPHGECNAILLPHVEKFNLIACVERFADMAVMMDQDISGMSKRDAAEKCLDAIKQLSSDVGIPSGLVELGKRYGKEVKVEDIAVMTENAQKDACGLTNPRCPRDADVMAIYEAAM, from the coding sequence ATGGCAGTACGTGAACAAGTTAATGGCTTTTTTATTCCCAGCGTGACCCTTATCGGAATTGGGGCCCACAAGGAAATTCCGGCCAAGATCAAGGCTCTCGGCAGCAAGAAACCCTTGCTCGTTACCGACAAGGGCATCACTGCCTGCGGTATCACCCAGCAGATCGTCGACCTGCTCAAGAGCAGCAAGATGGATTGCGTCGTCTACGATGAGACGATTCCCAATCCCACTGACAAGAACGTCGCGGCCGGTGTGAAAGTCTACAAGGACAACAAATGTGACTCCCTGATCACCCTTGGTGGCGGCAGCTCCCATGACTGCGGAAAAGGCATCGGCCTGGTCGTGGCCAACGGCGGCAAGATTCATGATTTCGAAGGCGTCGACAAATCCACCAAGCCCATGCCCCCTTACATCGCAGTGAACACCACCGCTGGCACGGCTTCCGAAATGACCCGCTTCTGCATCATCACCGACACCTCCCGCAAGGTCAAAATGGCCATCGTCGATTGGCGCGTGACCCCGACCATCGCCCTGGACGACCCCCTGTTGATGATGGGTATGCCGCCGTCCCTGACCGCAGCTACCGGCATGGACGCCCTGACCCACGCCGTCGAGGCTTATGTTTCTACCATCAATACCCCCATGACCGACGCCTGCGCAGAAAAAGCCATCCGGCTCATTTTCAAGTTCCTGCGCCGCGCTGTTGCCAACGGACAGGACATCGATGCCCGCGAAGGCATGTGTTTCGCACAGTACCTGGCCGGTATGGCCTTCAACAATGCCAGCCTTGGTCACGTTCACGCCATGGCGCACCAGTTGGGTGGTTTCTATGACCTTCCCCATGGCGAATGCAACGCGATCCTGCTGCCCCACGTTGAAAAGTTCAACCTCATCGCCTGCGTCGAGCGTTTCGCCGACATGGCAGTGATGATGGATCAAGACATCTCCGGCATGAGCAAGCGCGACGCCGCTGAGAAGTGCCTGGACGCCATCAAGCAGCTCTCGTCCGATGTTGGCATCCCGAGCGGCCTTGTCGAACTCGGCAAGCGCTACGGCAAGGAAGTCAAGGTCGAAGATATCGCCGTGATGACCGAAAACGCCCAGAAGGATGCATGCGGCCTGACCAATCCGCGTTGTCCTCGGGACGCTGATGTCATGGCTATCTACGAAGCCGCTATGTAG
- a CDS encoding sigma-54 dependent transcriptional regulator, which translates to MSNSYRVLVIDDEESILKLLHRELSTPDRIVDTAPTAAAGREMLKKARYDVVVSDIRLPDGDGLDMLVQFKEMYPDIEVVLITGHGNIDNAVEAMRIGAYDYVTKPFHLDRVELVIERAYQRVCLERENRSFRHSKETVPSSKLIGNSESIKQIRYLMGRVAPTDVAVLITGESGVGKDVVACGIQAQSARAEKPFIIKNCATLQKELMRSELFGHTRGSFTGATDSREGLMTFADTGTLFLDEIGELPLEVQGALLRVLEAKTYRRMGEENARQVDIRFLFATSRNLAEEVEAGRFNEALYHRINVFNIPVAPLCQRKEDIPLLIEHFLGRMSLTMRKQRQTITDKAVQCLMHYDWPGNIRELRNVLERSIILSESGVITNQALPRELVEHAESQGAEHVFSLEQSERQNIQRALQFFDGNRQQAAKALGIGRKTLYRKIEKFGLA; encoded by the coding sequence ATGAGTAATTCGTATAGGGTGCTGGTGATCGATGACGAGGAGTCCATCCTCAAATTGCTTCACCGCGAATTGTCCACCCCGGACCGCATCGTGGATACGGCCCCCACCGCAGCCGCAGGGAGGGAAATGCTCAAAAAGGCCCGGTACGATGTGGTGGTTTCCGACATCCGCCTGCCCGACGGCGACGGCCTGGACATGCTGGTGCAGTTCAAGGAAATGTATCCCGACATCGAGGTGGTGCTGATTACCGGCCACGGCAACATCGACAATGCGGTCGAGGCCATGCGCATCGGGGCGTATGACTATGTGACCAAGCCTTTTCATCTCGACAGGGTCGAACTGGTTATCGAACGGGCCTATCAGCGGGTATGCCTTGAGCGGGAGAACCGAAGCTTCAGGCATTCCAAGGAAACCGTGCCGTCCTCGAAATTGATCGGCAACTCCGAATCCATCAAGCAGATCAGGTATCTCATGGGACGCGTGGCCCCCACCGATGTGGCCGTGTTGATCACCGGCGAGAGCGGCGTGGGAAAGGATGTGGTGGCCTGCGGCATCCAGGCCCAAAGCGCCCGTGCGGAGAAACCGTTCATCATCAAGAACTGTGCGACGCTCCAGAAGGAGCTCATGCGCAGTGAGCTATTCGGGCACACGCGCGGTTCGTTTACCGGAGCCACGGACAGCCGGGAAGGGCTGATGACTTTTGCCGACACCGGGACGCTGTTTCTGGATGAGATAGGAGAGCTGCCCCTTGAGGTGCAGGGGGCGCTGTTGCGCGTGCTGGAGGCCAAGACCTATCGGCGGATGGGGGAAGAGAATGCGCGGCAGGTGGATATCCGCTTCCTGTTCGCCACCAGCCGGAACCTGGCTGAAGAGGTCGAGGCCGGACGGTTCAACGAGGCCCTGTATCATCGGATCAATGTTTTCAACATACCCGTGGCCCCGCTTTGTCAGCGCAAGGAAGACATCCCCCTGTTGATCGAGCATTTTCTCGGGCGCATGAGTCTGACCATGCGCAAACAGCGCCAGACCATCACCGACAAGGCCGTCCAGTGCCTGATGCACTACGATTGGCCTGGCAATATCCGCGAACTGCGCAATGTGCTGGAGCGAAGCATCATTCTGTCTGAGAGCGGGGTGATTACCAATCAGGCTTTGCCCCGCGAGTTGGTGGAGCATGCTGAAAGTCAGGGTGCGGAACACGTTTTTTCCCTTGAGCAGTCGGAGCGCCAGAATATCCAGAGGGCCTTGCAGTTTTTTGATGGCAACCGGCAACAGGCGGCCAAGGCCTTGGGCATCGGTCGAAAAACCCTGTATCGGAAAATCGAGAAATTCGGATTGGCCTAG